One region of Candidatus Polarisedimenticolaceae bacterium genomic DNA includes:
- the cdaA gene encoding diadenylate cyclase CdaA has protein sequence MWERLAAAVHLHELNGLAALDIVILAVIIYQILLLIRGTRAVHMIVGVVALVVLHFLTRPGLFYLPAVHSVLGDLLLYIPFAVIVLFQNQLRQVLARVGRNPIAALVSRKPHENVVEEVALAATSLASKKLGALIVFERELGLRAFSETGITLDAYVSYDLLLSIFQRGAPLHDGAVVIVGNRIRAACAYLPLTTNPNLSRTYGTRHRAAIGITEESDAVTIVVSEERGTVSFCEGGRIEEDLDARSLTERLQQALAPRRETWWPFARRDAQDSRVEAPRA, from the coding sequence ATGTGGGAGCGACTCGCCGCGGCCGTGCACCTGCACGAGCTGAACGGGCTCGCGGCCCTCGACATCGTCATCCTCGCGGTCATCATCTATCAGATCCTGCTGCTCATCCGCGGCACGCGCGCGGTCCACATGATCGTCGGCGTCGTCGCGCTCGTTGTCCTCCACTTCCTCACGCGTCCCGGGCTCTTCTACCTTCCCGCGGTGCACTCGGTCCTGGGCGACCTCCTCCTCTACATCCCGTTCGCCGTCATCGTCCTCTTCCAGAACCAGCTCCGCCAAGTGCTGGCGCGCGTCGGCCGCAACCCGATCGCCGCGCTCGTCTCGAGGAAGCCCCACGAGAACGTCGTCGAGGAGGTCGCGCTCGCCGCGACGTCGCTCGCGAGCAAGAAGCTCGGCGCCCTCATCGTCTTCGAGCGCGAGCTCGGGCTGCGCGCGTTCTCCGAGACCGGCATCACGCTCGACGCCTACGTCTCCTACGACCTCCTCCTCTCGATCTTCCAGCGGGGCGCCCCGCTCCACGACGGCGCCGTCGTCATCGTCGGCAACCGCATCCGCGCTGCGTGCGCCTACCTGCCGCTGACGACGAACCCGAACCTCTCCCGCACCTACGGGACGCGGCACCGCGCGGCGATCGGCATCACCGAGGAATCGGACGCCGTCACGATCGTCGTCTCGGAGGAGCGCGGCACCGTCTCGTTCTGCGAGGGCGGCCGGATCGAGGAAGATCTCGACGCCCGCAGCCTGACCGAGCGGCTCCAGCAGGCGCTCGCCCCGCGCCGCGAGACCTGGTGGCCGTTCGCGCGGCGCGATGCCCAGGACTCGCGGGTCGAGGCCCCCCGTGCTTGA
- a CDS encoding CdaR family protein, whose amino-acid sequence MLEWALRRWHLKVLAIGLAFAVWVAVIGEGRSVSDYHVPVDISLASDAALLGAPPTNVLVRLRGPESLLRRLDPFDLSVRVDLRDAPSGDQSVTLTSRHVAGVPRDVEVALVEPDRLRLTVAHKKRREVPVVPTIVGRPPRGYAVYGASARPSALEVEGPDTKLTAQTRLKTDPIRVDDQREAFVARVGATPDTPNIRVSDSRPLDVTVYVDLAPVTATIERVPVVVVNGGPGAASSPSSVVVTVSAPSSLVPKLRAGHLRAVADGGDGPLHVEFPGLDPDERAKVTVLDLSPKKVTARRSTR is encoded by the coding sequence GTGCTTGAGTGGGCGCTCCGCCGATGGCACCTCAAGGTCCTGGCGATCGGGCTCGCCTTCGCCGTGTGGGTCGCGGTCATCGGCGAGGGCCGTAGCGTCTCCGACTACCACGTGCCGGTCGACATCTCGCTCGCCTCGGACGCGGCTCTCCTCGGCGCGCCGCCGACGAACGTCCTCGTCCGCCTGCGCGGTCCCGAATCGCTCCTGAGGCGGCTCGACCCGTTCGACCTCTCGGTCCGCGTCGACCTGCGCGACGCGCCGAGCGGCGACCAGTCGGTCACGCTCACCTCCCGCCACGTCGCCGGCGTGCCTCGCGACGTCGAGGTCGCCCTGGTCGAGCCGGATCGCCTCCGCCTCACGGTGGCGCACAAGAAGCGGCGCGAGGTCCCGGTCGTGCCCACCATCGTCGGGCGCCCTCCGCGCGGGTACGCCGTCTACGGTGCTTCCGCGCGCCCCTCGGCGCTCGAGGTCGAAGGGCCGGACACGAAGCTCACCGCGCAGACACGCCTCAAGACCGATCCGATCCGCGTCGACGATCAGCGCGAGGCGTTCGTGGCCCGCGTCGGCGCGACGCCGGACACCCCGAACATCCGCGTGTCGGACAGCCGTCCGCTCGACGTCACGGTCTACGTCGATCTCGCGCCGGTGACGGCGACGATCGAGCGCGTACCGGTCGTCGTGGTGAACGGCGGGCCCGGCGCGGCCTCGTCCCCTTCCTCGGTCGTCGTCACCGTCTCGGCCCCGTCGTCGCTCGTGCCGAAGCTCCGCGCGGGGCATCTCCGCGCCGTCGCCGACGGCGGCGACGGGCCGCTCCACGTCGAGTTCCCGGGGCTCGATCCCGACGAGCGCGCGAAGGTGACCGTCCTCGATCTCTCCCCGAAGAAAGTCACCGCGCGCAGGAGCACACGATGA
- the glmM gene encoding phosphoglucosamine mutase: protein MKRLFGTDGIRGVAGSPPLDPPTVRKFGLALAAVLTRELSHAPRVVVGRDTRESGPWIRDAVADGLASRGASAVDAGVITTPGLAYATHAGLFDAGVMISASHNPFEDNGLKVFGSAGVKIADEVEARIESLILDAALQAPPAGTGRATEDGSLVRRYIESLERLLPRGRFAGLRLLLDCANGAAAGIAPPVFRHLGAAVDTLGDAPNGRNINLDCGSLHLDGLASRMSGGGFDLGLAFDGDADRCLAVDRTGRFIDGDHILFLCGRGLKRRGSLVGDSIVATIMSNFWLEKRLAQEGIRLHRAPVGDKYVLERMVTEDAVLGGEQSGHVIFRDRGTTGDGIMTGLMLLDAVLEDGDALETTMDGIAPYPQLLVNVRVKDKPDLRAHPAIGPVVAAVEREIGDRGRVVLRYSGTEGLARVMVEADDHTLVKNGVDRISAVIREYLG, encoded by the coding sequence ATGAAGCGTCTGTTCGGGACCGACGGGATCCGCGGGGTCGCCGGGTCTCCCCCGCTCGATCCGCCGACCGTCCGGAAGTTCGGCCTCGCCTTGGCCGCCGTGCTCACGCGCGAGCTGTCGCACGCGCCCCGCGTCGTCGTCGGACGCGACACGCGCGAGTCGGGCCCGTGGATCCGCGATGCCGTGGCCGACGGGCTCGCGAGCCGCGGCGCCAGCGCCGTCGATGCCGGCGTCATCACGACCCCCGGCCTCGCCTACGCGACCCACGCGGGCCTCTTCGACGCCGGCGTGATGATCTCGGCGAGCCACAACCCGTTCGAGGACAACGGCCTCAAGGTGTTCGGCAGCGCGGGCGTCAAGATCGCCGACGAGGTCGAGGCGCGGATCGAGTCGCTGATCCTCGATGCCGCGCTCCAGGCGCCGCCTGCGGGAACCGGTCGCGCCACCGAGGACGGGTCGCTCGTTCGCCGCTACATCGAGTCGCTCGAGCGGCTGCTCCCGCGCGGCCGCTTCGCCGGCCTGCGCCTCCTCCTCGACTGCGCGAACGGCGCCGCGGCGGGCATCGCGCCGCCGGTCTTCCGGCACCTCGGCGCCGCCGTCGACACGCTCGGCGACGCGCCGAACGGCCGCAACATCAACCTCGACTGCGGCTCCCTTCACCTGGACGGTCTCGCGTCGCGCATGAGCGGCGGCGGCTTCGACCTCGGCCTCGCCTTCGACGGCGACGCCGACCGCTGCCTCGCCGTCGACCGGACCGGGCGCTTCATCGACGGCGACCACATCCTCTTCCTCTGCGGGCGCGGCCTGAAGCGCCGCGGCTCGCTCGTCGGCGATTCGATCGTGGCGACCATCATGAGCAACTTCTGGCTCGAGAAGCGCCTCGCGCAGGAGGGTATCCGCCTCCACCGCGCGCCGGTCGGCGACAAGTACGTGCTCGAGCGCATGGTGACCGAAGACGCCGTCCTCGGCGGCGAGCAGTCGGGCCATGTCATCTTCCGCGATCGCGGCACGACCGGCGATGGGATCATGACCGGCCTCATGCTCCTGGACGCCGTCCTCGAGGACGGCGACGCGCTCGAGACGACGATGGACGGCATCGCCCCTTACCCACAGCTCCTCGTCAACGTGCGCGTGAAGGACAAGCCCGACCTGCGTGCGCATCCCGCGATCGGCCCCGTCGTCGCCGCCGTCGAGCGCGAGATCGGCGACCGCGGCCGTGTCGTCCTCCGCTACTCCGGCACCGAAGGCCTGGCCCGCGTCATGGTCGAGGCCGACGACCATACCCTCGTCAAGAACGGCGTCGACCGCATCAGCGCGGTAATCCGAGAGTACTTAGGCTAG